Sequence from the Janthinobacterium lividum genome:
CGAGTTCTGGATACTGCCACGCACGAAATCTACTTTGGCTCCGGCGCTTACAAACGAAGCAAAGGTCACGAAAGCATAGGTGAGTCGGATTCCGATTTATTGCAAAGCAGGCGCAGATTCCTAAGTGAGATAAATAGCACTCTAGAGTGTCTCGCTGATGTCCCATACCCATCCGTTACCCACTACCTCCTAGAAACGTTAGAGGCTTTCATTCCTGAGGCCCCTGAACAGTGTCTCTCTTTGATGATCCGGTGCGTTCACAATGGAGGTGCAAGTGGCGGCTACCAATTGGAAAGCATGGGTGCAGATTTGCTCGTTCGCCTCGTTCGTAGATTTCTCGCCGATTATGCTCCTATGATTTCGGGCCGCGAAGAATTCAGAACTGGATTAGTGAAGGCGCTGGATTATTTCGCCGAAGCTGGTTGGCCAGAAGCGCGCCAACTCGTCTACCAGTTGCCGGAGATGCTGAGGTGAGTACCAGTCGGTTCTTTGAATTCAGGCGGCAGATTGCCAATCTAAAGACGAATTACGAGACGATCCACTTGCCAGAGATTGAACGCACTACGGCGGCCGCACAAAAGAAAATGACGGATGCGTTGAAAGGTCAAGGGCGAACGATTGTGCGCGAAGCGCAGGTGCGTCAGTACTTGCTAGATCCGACGCTAACGTTCCTTGGATGGGATCTCGGAAATCCAAGTGCAATGTTAGTTGAAGATGCAGTTGATGCAGCCAAAGAAGGCGAACATCGTCGTTTCATGGACTATCATGGCAAAGAGATAAAGCCCTGCGGCGTCGATACCTCACTTTTAATTGTTGAGGCAAAGCGCCCCAGTGTTCTACTGCCAGGCCCATCGATCACATCGTCCGAAAATTTGTCCGTAGAGATAGTAAACGCTTTCGCGGCTATTCGATCAGGCAAGTCAAGGTGCAAGCATTTCACCACCGATTGGTTCGACAGACTAAATACATTGGCTGACTATACGACTCGAGTAAAACAGCAAAGCGGCGACGCTCCCTGCAGGGTCGTCATTACGAACGGCGAATGGTTCATCGTTTTCTTGAATCCTGAAAGCGCACTGATAGGCAAAAATCCCTCAGCGGACGAAGTCCTTGTATTTCAGAATTTGGATGAAGTTGCTGAACGGGCGAATGAGTTCTGCGAGTCTCTAGAATATGCTAGTCTGAGCTCCAAAATCCCAACGCAGCATCCGACGGATTTGCAGAAATTTGCGTCTATTGGAGAAGATGTAAGAGCGGCCCTCGCTGTTGAACTTAGCTTCAATGTCATCGGAAACATTCAACCCTCGATGGCCGTGCGTGTCTACGCTCTCGTGAGAACCATGAGGGGAGTGTGGATAAAATTTCGTAAGGATTACGAACCGCCGTACGAGATCATGCCAGGAAAACAGGATGCGTTTATAGAACGCATAGGCATTCTGCAAGACCTTGCAAACGACCTAATTGCCGAACTTCGAAAATATGCCAATGTAACTGTCATGACACCAAGTGAAGCTGAACTCGTCGCCGCAGATGATGGCATGGTTTCCGGATGGCACTCATCGGCACTAAATTCGAGCCCCTCGCCAGAACTACATTATTTAACCTTAGGTGATGGCGCATTCTACGTTACAAGTCACGACGCCTTTGATGACTGTAGTTTCCACTCCTTTGGCCCTTGCTTGAACGCTGGAAGTGCAGCTACGAATCAGCCCATCATTCGGCAAAGCAGGACGCCTCCCGTGTACTTTCCATCCGGATCAAAAATGCATTGCGCACATAAGAATGTCCATGCCGGCCGCGACGGGAAATGCATATTACAATCTTTCGAGACTCATATGTGCTGTCAGCGCTGCACCTATCTAACAAGGTGTTGGCCAACTGGGACAGATGCGCTTCCATGCGCGAAGAAATAAGAGGAGCGTGACCATATGGTGACCTGTATGTCCGACATTTTTTCGTCCAGTAAATTGGCTTCGGCTTGGGTTAAACTGGCTTTAACTCGCGTCATCATTGTATACATCAATGGAATATGGCGCCAAAGCTGGCGCATGCCCCAAAAAACTGTTCCTGTCGCCAAAAAAACAATATTTTTAATTCCTCTACATTATTAGAGAAATTGGTACATGTCGTACTTGGCAAGATTGTGTATGAAAAAAGCTATATCTCAGCGCTTGAGATTGGCGCAAAAGAGCCACCAACAGAAGAGTTTACCGAAAGGACAATAGCTGTGCTTAGCTTATCACCTAGCGAGAAAATTAAAATTTACATATCAGCACCAAGTAATTCACTTCAGTTTCATCAAGTGAATTACTTTAGTTGAACTGGAAAAGATAGAATAACCTAGCTAACTCACGATATATCTATCATGATGCCAAAAAGAAAAACACCGCCCCTATCCTTTGCAGCATACCAGCGGCTTCACAACGTCATTTACAGCTTATCTAAAAAATTCGCTCACGGGCCAGAACGCTCATGCGTATTCTTCAGTATCACCGGCGCAGCATTGATGCACAAGCATTATCAGTTAGACGCGAAAGTGGTCTGCGGTGGTGGTGCTGTGCTGTTGGACAAAAAAACAGAAACAGCACTATCATGGTTCGTTAAGAGACCAGATGGAACCATCACCACGGGAGCAGAAGGGTTTCACGCTTGGATCTCGTGCGAGGACTGGCTTATCGATCTCACTGCACCCAACTACCATGAAGCAGTCATAGGTGCGACGTTTCAAAACCCAACCAACGAGCGCCAATCTATCCCTGCGCTCAAAGTACCTCGCATGATGATGCAAAAACTCATCTCTGAGACTGAGCGCGAACTAGATGAGATGCATAAGTCTGGTGATTGCGCATTCTATCCCGATTCAGATATAACCAAGGACGTAATTGATAACGCATTCGAGCAGGTCCAACTCGGAGACGTAATCAATATTGCGTACAACTGGCATCGCCCTGTTCCCCAAAAAATGGAACCGTCGATAACCATCGGAGACAATTATGGTGAAATCCAGACTGTCCATCTCATCAAGCGTGAGTTGGTCGGTAAGTGGTAATATCAAAGCTTATGTTTGCGCCCGCTTGCGCACGCTGTGCAGAGACCTAATCAAATCGCGGATCTATAGCTAGTTCTCGATCTTGGATAGTAAATCTCCGGTACTGCTCCAGTCAGCACCCCATCGCCTGTCTGAGACCCGTTCTCAGGCACGCCGAGAGGGGACCTGAAATATGCCTCCGTTCCTTCGTCTAGGAAGCAGACATAGCATCCCTTGATTCGACGGGCTTCATCGAGTAGCACCGTCGCGCTTCACAGATCGCATACGTTAATGGCATGCCGAGGGCTTCGGCGAGTAAGCGCAAATAGCGTGCCATAAAAACTTAGACTCATCTGACAGCTTGTATCAGTTCAAGTCTGAGCTAGTGCAACTACTGGGTAATAGTTCAGACTTGAACTGAGCAAATTGTTCAGAACGACTAGAAATCTCATCAGCCTGTTACAAGCTGCGAGTGGCGGCAGACCTGATGAGAGATCCACGGCGAGACTAATAGGTACAAGTCCTAAATTTAACGAACGATTGCCTTTGGTGCCCTGGAACAGATCATCTAAGACATGAATACCACGCTGTGCAAAAATATAGTTTGACGGTACCTCTGGCCCAAAAAAGTATAAATAGATTACCCAAATTTTTACACGCCCATAGGAGAGCAGCATACCAAATTTGCATACATTGGCAACCAAAATAACCTATATTTTTCAAATACTTACAGGCGCATCCCTTCTTGACATCCCAGTGCTACTTAGCTATTGTTTTAAGCAAAGAGACCACCGGATCTGAGAAACATGAGCCCGTTTTCGCACTTCCTGCATGAATTACGTCTTCGGCATCAAATTCGCCAGTCTGAGCTTGCCGAGCTGCTGGGATATGAGCAAAGCTATATCTCTGCGCTTGAGATTGGCGCAAAAGGGCCACCAACAGAAGAATTTGTTGAAAGGCTAATAGCCGCGCTTAGCTTGCCACCTAGCGAGCAAACGCAAGTACGCGTAGCGGCCACAGCATCCCAACGAAAGCTAGCCCTTCCGCTAGATAGTCCGCAGGACATGTACTGGATGATCCAGGGACTTCGCGAGCAACTAGACAGCTTGCATCCTGTCCAAATCAAAATAATCCAAGATGCGCTGAACTTGAAGGGATCACTTGTGGATCGCCAACCCGAGCCCCTGCGTCGTATTAAAAGACGCAGGCGAGAGGAGGCCACCATGTAAGAACGGGACAAACCTTTCGGCTTGCCCCGTTGGCCCAGAGCATCGAACGATACCCAAGACGGACATCTTCAGTATCTCCAAAGCCCCTGCCAACGTCAAGCCCCAAAACTAAACACGTCTGCTTCTCGCTGCGCCTATAGATCGCGGTGTGGGTGTTCATACGCCAAAAATCAGACATATCCATACCCTGAATCGGTGCTGGAGGGTGCGCTGCACCTTCGCTCAGCCAGGAGAAACAGTCATGTCCCAACATTTCTGGAGAGGAAGATGGTGCGGTAGCTCACCAGATGGAGAACATCATCAGCGAGCACGGGAAATTTTGCGCCCGTCCGGTGGCATCATGCGCGGCAAGTTCCCCAGCAGGAAGAATGGTCGCATGGTCCACCACGAAGGATTGCTCGAACTCGATGCGATCTATTTATTTGAAGCATCACCGTTGATTTCCAAGTATCGCGAACAGCCAAGACTAATTCAGTTCCCCGATGGCGTACGCCTTCGGCGCTACACCCCGGACTTTGAATTGGAACTGAGATCCGGCGAACTCATCACGATAGAGATCAAACCGAGCCGTAGCCTTGGTAACGAAGAAGTCCGGCACAAGCTTAATTGCATTCACGAACACATGCAACGCAATAGCTCTCAGTTCGAAGTACTTACGGAAGTGACGATTCGACTAGCTCCGCGACTTGCAAATTTACGCTGGATTTACCATCGCGCTGCGCGAACCCCACCAACCCCTGCTTCCATAGAGCGAGTCGTTGACCGGCACCGTGCTGGTTTTCCACTGGCAATCCAGGCCGCCATCAATCTCACGCAAGACACTGGGATCGAACCATTCAGCATGCTGCTTGCTGGCGCCCTTCAATGCTCACTAGATGGGCAAATCAGTTACGACACACAACTCAACATCGCAACGGAGGCCAATCATGAATGGTTTCGGATTTCGGAAAAATACAGTTTTTGACTGGTCGGGATCGGCATTTCTGATCGATCGCATACAGGAAAACGGTGACGTTCTGTTGGTGCGTATCGACGATGGACTGCTTTCGATCCAGCGCCTTGATCACCTTCTATCTGAGTATCGAGAGGGTCGAATCTCCGCGTCGGCCAACGACAGCGTTAGGACAATTCCGCATGACGCCAAGATGTTTTCCCGACCGTTGGACGAGCTATCTAGCCAAGTTCAAAGCGAGGTCAGACGCCGGTACCGCTACCTTCAAGCGATCTTCGGTCATGACGACAAGGTGGTCTATACGAGAGAGCTCTTGACCCCACTCATTCACCACGTCGCAGAGGAAATGAACGATCAAAATCCGCCTAGCGCTACGACAATATATCGCTGGAACCGCCTTCTTCAACAATCCAAGGATTCGCGCGCGCTAATTCCACGATTCGACCGGCGCGGTTCGAAAAATATGAAGCAAAACTCCAGGCTGCTCCAGCTCGCGCGGGACGCTATCGGCGAAGCATTCCAAGCATCACCGCATGCGACAGGACAAAGCATCAACACAAGGCTGGCAGCGAAGGTCAACTCAGAAAATCATTTCCTTCCAAAGGCTGAGCAACTCAAACTCCCTTGCCTGCGAACCATCTACCGGATGTTGGGCCGGGTAGAGGCCTATGACCAAGCAGTACTAAAGGATGGAAAGGCACTCGCCGAGAAGAAATTCTTGCTCGCGAAGTTTTCTACAGAAACCACACAAATCTTGGAACGCGTTGAGATTGACCACACGCCTCTCGATCTCTTCCTCATAGATGAAAAAAGTTTGCTCCCACTTGGTCGACCGACGCTCGGTGTCACCCGACATAAGCCAGCTTGCTGGTTTGCGTTGCAGCCAAGGCGGCCCTCTCGGGGCCGCTTTTTTTATGCGCTTCAAAATCCCGCCGCCATATTGA
This genomic interval carries:
- a CDS encoding DUF2026 family protein, coding for MMPKRKTPPLSFAAYQRLHNVIYSLSKKFAHGPERSCVFFSITGAALMHKHYQLDAKVVCGGGAVLLDKKTETALSWFVKRPDGTITTGAEGFHAWISCEDWLIDLTAPNYHEAVIGATFQNPTNERQSIPALKVPRMMMQKLISETERELDEMHKSGDCAFYPDSDITKDVIDNAFEQVQLGDVINIAYNWHRPVPQKMEPSITIGDNYGEIQTVHLIKRELVGKW
- a CDS encoding helix-turn-helix domain-containing protein, which gives rise to MSPFSHFLHELRLRHQIRQSELAELLGYEQSYISALEIGAKGPPTEEFVERLIAALSLPPSEQTQVRVAATASQRKLALPLDSPQDMYWMIQGLREQLDSLHPVQIKIIQDALNLKGSLVDRQPEPLRRIKRRRREEATM
- a CDS encoding TnsA endonuclease N-terminal domain-containing protein — encoded protein: MSQHFWRGRWCGSSPDGEHHQRAREILRPSGGIMRGKFPSRKNGRMVHHEGLLELDAIYLFEASPLISKYREQPRLIQFPDGVRLRRYTPDFELELRSGELITIEIKPSRSLGNEEVRHKLNCIHEHMQRNSSQFEVLTEVTIRLAPRLANLRWIYHRAARTPPTPASIERVVDRHRAGFPLAIQAAINLTQDTGIEPFSMLLAGALQCSLDGQISYDTQLNIATEANHEWFRISEKYSF